The following proteins are co-located in the Pseudoalteromonas ulvae UL12 genome:
- a CDS encoding DUF4262 domain-containing protein, whose translation ACAHSSLSLACYFPPFIKALNFKRSIEMDERDQKALDDIEEYGCHVMNVMNVMEGDDEPSFTYSIGINKKQNKPDVVILGLKSELAHSMANNYKNRLLDGEVFEPGNYYSDFLGDFDVCFVKVSKKYFKDYFGWGLWLHKGDDFEMLQMVWPTTDGVWPWGENKSDFYKWAQPILNEDGVLNEI comes from the coding sequence GGCTTGCGCTCATTCTTCGCTTAGTTTAGCCTGCTATTTTCCGCCGTTTATTAAGGCGTTAAATTTCAAAAGAAGTATCGAGATGGACGAAAGAGATCAGAAAGCATTAGATGATATTGAAGAATATGGATGTCATGTTATGAATGTTATGAATGTTATGGAAGGTGATGATGAGCCTTCTTTTACATATTCTATTGGTATTAACAAGAAACAAAATAAGCCGGATGTAGTAATTCTAGGGTTGAAGTCAGAATTGGCCCACTCAATGGCAAATAACTACAAAAATCGTCTTCTCGATGGAGAGGTATTTGAGCCAGGAAATTATTATTCAGACTTTCTTGGTGATTTCGATGTGTGTTTCGTGAAAGTCTCAAAAAAATATTTCAAAGATTATTTTGGTTGGGGACTTTGGCTTCACAAAGGAGACGATTTTGAAATGCTTCAAATGGTCTGGCCTACAACTGACGGTGTTTGGCCCTGGGGCGAGAATAAGTCGGATTTTTACAAGTGGGCACAACCAATATTAAATGAAGATGGTGTGCTAAATGAAATTTAA